One segment of Primulina tabacum isolate GXHZ01 chromosome 6, ASM2559414v2, whole genome shotgun sequence DNA contains the following:
- the LOC142549046 gene encoding uncharacterized protein LOC142549046 translates to MSNHELTMEKSPISLSDDTRTHYPKIELDDYMPKICSSMDCEGSKSSNQLVHGEGTFNRDGTNEVSGLDVRQRKYLATTDKKPSKYFYYDTPFHEETGVWIPVSVPPLPETEREEWNRSLYLNGGCLPEGDMGWNDCIGEDKEMTMWDVVLDMLLTVRGKIWSLNSGDIYGYSITWMSSQLLEQAWREMAQTLTDANFGKTKEILEAEPPKWLPDSSASACMLCNVRFHPIMCSRHHCRFCGGIFCHGCSQGRSLLPEKFRNGNPQRVCDVCCVRLESVQSCLINQVSRASQFPTHDLTDLSTLRSWLNFPWGQSMEYEIYKATNSIQGYTKVGSLTPEKSIPGAILKRAKGLAIITVAKVGLMVTYNVGTGLVIARRKDGSWSPPSAITSFGIGWGALAGGEVTDFIIVLRTDSAVKTFGGNVHVSVGAGLGAAVGIFGRAAEADIRAGDGGCAACYTYSCSKGAFVGCSLEGNVVTTRTRENSKFYGNPSISATEILLGSMPQPPAASALYRALADLYRKQQ, encoded by the exons GATTGTGAAGGTTCTAAATCATCCAATCAACTTGTTCACGGAGAGGGGACTTTCAATAGAGATGGTACAAATGAAGTAAGTGGGTTGGATGTTAGACAGAGAAAATATTTGGCTACCACTGATAAAAAACcaagtaaatatttttattacgaCACGCCATTTCATGAAGAAACTGGGGTTTGGATACCTGTATCTGTTCCACCTTTACCAGAAACTGAAAGAGAAGAATGGAATAGAAGCCTCTATTTGAATGGTGGATGCTTGCCTGAGGGTGACATGGGTTGGAATGACTGTATTGGCGAAGATAAAGAGATGACCATGTGGGACGTTGTTCTCGATATGTTGCTAACAGTCAGAGGGAAAATATGGTCACTGAATTCAGGTGATATTTATGGATATAGCATTACTTGGATGTCTAGCCAACTCCTAGAGCAAGCCTGGAGAGAGATGGCTCAAACACTTACTGATGCCAACTTTGGTAAAACGAAGGAAATTCTGGAAGCTGAGCCACCAAAGTGGTTACCCGATAGCTCTGCTTCTGCTTGCATGCTGTGCAACGTGCGCTTTCATCCAATCATGTGTTCTAGGCACCACTGTAGATTTTGTGGTGGCATTTTCTGCCATGGTTGCTCCCAGGGACGGAGCTTGTTGCCTgaaaaattcagaaatggaAACCCTCAACGAGTTTGTGATGTGTGTTGTGTTCGGCTTGAGTCTGTCCAATCATGCTTGATCAACCAAGTGAGTCGTGCGTCACAGTTTCCAACTCATGATTTGACGGACTTAAGTACGTTGCGATCTTGGCTTAATTTTCCATGGGGCCAATCTATGGAATATGAAATATATAAGGCAACAAACAGTATTCAAGGTTATACTAAG GTTGGATCTTTGACACCTGAAAAGTCTATACCTGGTGCAATACTTAAGCGAGCCAAGGGCCTTGCCATCATAACTGTTGCCAAGGTTGGCTTGATGGTTACTTACAATGTTGGGACAGGGTTAGTGATTGCTCGTAGAAAAGATGGATCTTGGTCTCCGCCGTCTGCCATTACATCCTTTGGCATTGGTTGGGGAGCACTG GCTGGTGGGGAAGTGACAGATTTTATAATAGTGTTGAGAACGGATTCTGCTGTGAAAACATTTGGCGGTAACGTTCATGTGTCCGTTGGAGCAGGTTTAGGTGCTGCTGTTGGTATTTTTGGAAGGGCTGCTGAAGCTGACATAAGAGCAGGTGATGGTGGCTGTGCTGCTTGCTATACATACAGTTGCAGTAAAG GTGCATTTGTTGGTTGCTCTCTTGAAGGAAATGTTGTGACAACTCGAACACGGGAAAATTCCAAGTTCTACGGTAATCCATCCATCTCTGCAACAGAGATTCTTCTCGGTTCTATGCCTCAGCCCCCTGCAGCTTCTGCACTCTATCGGGCATTAGCAGACTTGTACAGGAAGCAGCAGTAA
- the LOC142549049 gene encoding uncharacterized protein LOC142549049, which yields MGGGFRVLHLVRPFLSVLPEVQSADRKIPFREKVIYTVISLFIFLVCSQLPLYGIHSTTGADPFYWMRVILASNRGTVMELGITPIVTSGMVMQLLAGSKIIEVDNNVREDRALLNGAQKLLGILIAVGEAVAYVLSGMYGSVGQLGVGNAIIIILQLCFAGIIVICLDELLQKGYGLGSGISLFIATNICENIIWKAFSPTTINSGRGAEFEGAVIALFHLLITRTDKVRALREAFYRQNLPNVTNLLATVLIFLIVIYFQGFRVVLPVRSKNARGQQGSYPIKLFYTSNMPIILQSALVSNLYFISQLLHRKYSGNFLVNLLGKWKESEYSGQSVPVGGLAYYITAPSSLSDILSNPFHGLFYIVFMLSACALFSKTWIEVSGSSAKDVAKQLKEQQMVMPGHRESNLQKELNRYIPTAAAFGGICIGALTVLADLMGAIGSGTGILLAVTIIYQYFETFEKEKASELGFFGF from the exons ATGGGAGGTGGATTTAGAGTGCTCCATTTGGTTCGGCCGTTTCTTTCGGTTCTGCCAGAAGTTCAGTCTGCGGACCGGAAAATTCCATTCAGAGAGAAGGTTATATACACTGTAATATCCCTTTTTATTTTCCTGGTCTGCAGTCAGCTGCCGCTCTATGGAATACACTCCACTACGGGTGCTGATCCATTCTACTGGATGCGCGTAATTCTTGCCTCAAACCGGGGCACAGTGATGGAGCTGGGAATCACACCGATAGTGACATCTGGCATGGTTATGCAACTTTTGGCGGGTTCAAAGATCATTGAAGTTGACAACAATGTGCGAGAGGATCGAGCCCTTTT AAATGGTGCACAGAAGCTGTTAGGCATCTTGATAGCAGTTGGTGAGGCAGTTGCATATGTTCTCTCGGGAATGTATGGCAGCGTTGGACAACTAGGGGTTGGGAATGCAATCATCATAATCCTGCAACTGTGCTTTGCTGGAATCATTGTTATTTGCCTTGATGAACTTCTCCAGAAAGGATATGGTCTTGGATCTGGAATTTCTCTCTTTATAGCAACCAATATTTG TGAAAACATTATCTGGAAAGCCTTTAGTCCAACTACCATAAACAGTGGACGTGGAGCTGAATTTGAAGGTGCTGTTATTGCTTTATTCCACTTGTTGATTACTCGAACGGATAAGGTTCGTGCTCTGAGAGAGGCTTTCTACCGGCAGAATCTTCCTAATGTTACGAACCTACTCGCCACTGTCCTAATCTTCCTTATCGTCATATACTTCCAAGGGTTCCGTGTTGTTTTACCTGTGAGGTCAAAGAATGCTCGTGGGCAACAGGGTTCTTATCCAATTAAGTTGTTCTACACTTCTAATATGCCAATAATTTTACAATCTGCACTTGTGTCCAATCTTTACTTTATTTCCCAG TTGCTTCATAGGAAATACAGTGGAAATTTCCTTGTTAACCTTCTGGGAAAGTGGAAGGAATCTGAATATTCTGGTCAATCTGTACCTGTTGGGGGCCTCGCTTATTACATAACTGCACCATCGAG TTTGTCAGATATATTATCAAATCCTTTCCATGGATTATTTTATATCGTATTCATGCTGTCAGCATGTGCCTTGTTCTCGAAAACATGGATCGAGGTCTCTGGATCCTCGGCTAAGGATGTGGCTAAGCAGCTGAAG GAACAACAAATGGTGATGCCTGGACATCGTGAGTCAAACCTTCAGAAGGAGCTAAACCGTTACATTCCAACTGCTGCAGCTTTTGGTGGCATCTGCATTGGGGCCTTAACAGTATTGGCAGATCTTATGGGGGCCATCGGTTCGGGCACTGGGATTTTACTTGCAGTAACTATCATATATCAATATTTCGAGACCTTTGAGAAGGAAAAGGCAAGCGAGCTTGGTTTCTTCGGTTTCTAA
- the LOC142549047 gene encoding ras-related protein RABB1c-like has translation MSYAYLFKYIIIGDTGVGKSCLLLQFTDKRFQPVHDLTIGVEFGARMITIDNKPIKLQIWDTAGQESFRSITRSYYRGAAGALLVYDITRRETFNHLASWLEDARQHANANMSIMLIGNKCDLAHRRAVSTEEGEQFAKEHGLIFMEASAKTAQNVEEAFIKTASTIYRKIQDGAFDVSNESNGIKVGYGGVSGPSAGRDGATSQAGACCS, from the exons ATGTCGTACGCTTATCTCTTCAAGTACATTATAATCGGAGATACCG GTGTGGGGAAATCCTGCCTTCTTCTGCAGTTCACCGACAAGCGATTTCAACCAGTGCATGATTTAACCATTGGTGTTGAATTCGGGGCTAGGATGATCACAATTGACAACAAGCCCATCAAGTTGCAGATTTGGGACACG GCTGGTCAAGAATCATTCAGGTCTATTACAAGATCTTACTACAGAGGTGCTGCTGGGGCATTGCTAGTTTATGACATCACAAG GAGGGAGACTTTCAACCACCTTGCCAGTTGGTTGGAGGATGCAAGGCAGCACGCAAATGCAAACATGAGCATAATGCTAATTGGAAACAAGTGTGATCTGGCTCACAGAAGAGCAGTAAGCACAGAAGAAGGGGAGCAGTTTGCGAAGGAGCATGGCTTGATTTTCATGGAGGCTTCTGCAAAGACAGCTCAGAATGTTGAAGAG GCATTTATAAAGACCGCCTCAACAATCTACAGGAAAATTCAGGATGGAGCTTTTGATGTATCCAATGAG TCAAATGGAATCAAAGTTGGATATGGAGGTGTATCCGGACCTTCAGCAGGAAGAGATGGTGCTACTTCTCAAGCAGGTGCTTGCTGTAGCTGA
- the LOC142549048 gene encoding uncharacterized protein LOC142549048, protein MGGGFRVLHLVRPFLSFLPEVQSADRKIPFREKVIYTVISLFIFLVCSQLPLYGIHSTTGADPFYWMRVILASNRGTVMELGITPIVTSGMVMQLLAGSKIIEVDNNVREDRALLNGAQKLLGILIAIGEAVAYVLSGMYGSVGQLGVGNAILIILQLCFAGIIVICLDELLQKGYGLGSGISLFIATNICENIIWKAFSPTTINSGRGAEFEGAVIALFHLLITRTDKVRALREAFYRQNLPNVTNLLATVLIFLIVIYFQGFRVVLPVRSKNARGQQGSYPIKLFYTSNMPIILQSALVSNLYFISQLLHRKYSGNFLVNLLGKWKESEYSGQSVPVGGLAYYITAPSSLSDIVANPFHGLFYIVFMLSACALFSKTWIEVSGSSAKDVAKQLKEQQMVMPGHRESNLQKELNRYIPTAAAFGGICIGALTVLADLMGAIGSGTGILLAVTIIYQYFETFEKEKASELGFFGF, encoded by the exons ATGGGAGGTGGGTTCAGAGTGCTTCATTTGGTCAGGCCTTTCCTTTCGTTTCTGCCAGAAGTTCAGTCTGCGGACCGGAAAATTCCATTCAGAGAGAAGGTTATATACACTGTAATCtctctttttattttcctggtCTGCAGTCAGCTACCACTGTATGGAATACACTCCACCACGGGAGCTGATCCATTCTACTGGATGCGTGTTATTCTTGCTTCAAACCGAGGCACTGTGATGGAGCTGGGAATCACACCCATAGTGACATCTGGTATGGTCATGCAACTTTTAGCAGGCTCAAAGATCATTGAAGTTGATAACAATGTGCGAGAGGATCGAGCCCTTTT AAATGGTGCACAGAAGCTGTTAGGCATCTTGATAGCAATTGGTGAGGCAGTTGCATATGTTCTCTCAGGTATGTATGGCAGCGTCGGACAACTAGGAGTTGGAAATGCGATCCTCATAATTTTGCAACTGTGCTTTGCTGGAATTATTGTTATTTGCCTCGATGAACTTCTCCAAAAAGGATATGGTCTGGGATCCGGAATTTCTCTCTTCATAGCAACCAATATTTG CGAAAACATTATCTGGAAAGCCTTTAGTCCAACTACCATAAACAGTGGACGTGGAGCTGAATTTGAAGGTGCTGTAATTGCTTTATTCCACTTGTTGATCACTCGAACGGACAAGGTTCGTGCATTGAGAGAGGCTTTCTACCGACagaatcttcccaatgttaccAACTTACTCGCCACTGTCTTAATCTTCCTTATCGTCATATACTTCCAAGGGTTCCGTGTTGTCTTACCCGTGAGGTCAAAGAATGCTCGTGGGCAACAGGGTTCATATCCGATTAAGCTGTTCTACACTTCAAATATGCCCATAATTTTACAATCTGCACTTGTGtccaatctttattttatttcccaG TTGCTTCATAGGAAATACAGTGGAAATTTCCTTGTGAACCTTCTTGGAAAGTGGAAGGAATCTGAATATTCTGGTCAATCTGTACCTGTTGGTGGCCTAGCTTATTACATAACTGCACCGTCGAG CTTGTCAGATATAGTAGCCAATCCATTCCATGGATTATTTTATATCGTATTTATGCTCTCAGCATGTGCCTTGTTCTCGAAAACATGGATTGAGGTCTCAGGATCCTCAGCTAAAGATGTTGCTAAGCAGCTGAAG GAACAACAAATGGTGATGCCTGGACATCGTGAATCAAACCTTCAGAAGGAGCTAAACCGATACATTCCAACTGCTGCCGCATTTGGTGGCATCTGCATTGGGGCACTGACAGTATTGGCAGATCTTATGGGTGCAATTGGTTCAGGCACTGGGATTCTACTGGCAGTCACTATCATATATCAATATTTCGAGACGTTTGAGAAAGAAAAGGCTAGCGAGCTTGGTTTCTTTGGTTTCTAA